Genomic window (Granulicella arctica):
CACGCTGCGGGACAACTCGATCGTTACGGTTGATCTGAAGACTCGCAAGGTCGTTGATTCCTTCACGTTGAACACACCGTCTGAGGGCAATCGGTTGAGTGGCTTTGCGATTGATCCAACAGGCAAGTTTATCTACTCGATCATGACGACGGTTTCGAAGAAGATCGACCACTATGAGATCAGCGAACCCAAGTTCATCGCGATTGATATCGAGCAGAAGAAGATTGTACGGAGCGGCGACTTTCCCAAGGATGAGGTGCCGGGTGCGCGCTCGCTGCTGAGGGTATCGCCTGATGGCAAATCGCTGTATGTCTTCCGTCAGGAGATCCTTGTGATCAACACGGCGGACTTCAAACTCGAAAAGAAGATCGAACTATCGAACCCTGTGGCGCCGCCAGGAATGGATAGTCTTTCGCTCAACGTACTCGATGATCCGAACGAGCCTCCTGGCAAACTGATGAGCATCTTTAATGCCTCCGATCCGTATGTGCATCGCAAGATCTTCGGTATCGCCGAGATTGATCTTTCGAAGCAGACCTTCGAGTTGACGCCGATTGGTCCGGCAGCGACCAGCATACAACCGTTGATGCTGACGCCCGACCGCAAGCTTGGCTACACGGTTGCGGTGAATGGAGACCATGGAGACCGGGTAACAGAGTTCTGGGTCTTCGATATGGCGACCAAAAAACTGATCAACAAGAAGGAGTTTCTAGGGCGGACTCGGTTGAACTTCGGAATCACGGCGGACGGCAAAAAGCTGCTGATCTATAACGCCGGTTATGAGATCGAAGTGTATGACGCCAAGACACTGGCACTCGATAAGACGATCAATCTTGAAGGCGATACGACTTCGAATCTAATCGTGGCCCCGCTGAACTAGAAGACGCAGCACCCTGGGGCGCGCTGAGAGTTTGGCGCGTCCCGCAATCTCCATCCCGGAAGACGCATGAAGCAGGACAGAGCCCGCAGCCCAATACCGTTCCGTCAGTACCGCCGGGCATTTACGTTTGTAGCTCCGTACTGGCGGGGACTGCTGGCGGTGCTGACGCTGGGCCTTTTCTCGACGCTGGTCGGCCTGGCGCAGCCGTACATCTCACGACTGCTGATCGACGATGCGCTGGTGCGGCACAATCTGCATGAACTGTGGAAGATCGCGCTTGCGATGATCGTGATTACGATCGTCGGCCTGGGTGTGAATGCGTGCTCAACCTATTGCTACACGCGATTGTCTGCTGAGAGCCTGTTCCAGATGCGGCTGGCCGTCTTCCAGCACCTGCAGAAGCTATCACCGCGCTACTTCGCTCGCACCAAGCTGGGCGATATCGTCTCCAGGATCAACAACGATATCGGCGAGGTGCAGCGGGTGTGCTCCGACACGCTGCTTTCCATCTTCTCGAACGTACTTTTCCTGGTGGGCAGTGTCGCCATCATGATCTGGTTGAATCCGCGGCTCACGCTGGCGAGTATCATTCTGCTGCCGGTAAGCATCTTGACGCTACGCTACTATCAACGTCGATTGATGTTCCAGACCGCGGAGCTACGGCAGCGGAGCGCAAACTTAGGGAGCTTTCTGATTGAGAGCATTATGGGGCTCCGGCTGATTGTGACGTCGACAGCGGAGCAGAGGGAAACGGAGCGCTTCAGCTGGCACAATACGCAGTTCGTACGGTCGCTGATGTCGATGCAGATGACGTCGTTTCTGGCGAGTGCGCTACCGGGAACCGTGCTCACACTCTCGACAGCGACGGTGTTCCTCTATGGTGGGCGGCTGGTGATCGAAAATCGGCTTACGCTAGGAGCGTTCGTAGCCTTTATGGCCTACCACGTGAAGCTGCTTTCGCCGGTGCAGAACCTGTTGGGGATTTACACAAGCCTGCTGACCGGTGGAGTATCGCTGGCGCGGGTCTTCGAGGTGCTGGATGCGCCGGTGGAGGTGGCAGAACCGAAGGGTGCCGCGCCGCTTTCGCCGTTTGCCGATGAGATTCGGTTCGACCATGTCGCCTTCCAGTTCTCCCCCGATGTGCCGGTACTGCAGGACATCTCGCTGACGCTTCGCAAGGGAACGTTCTATGCGCTGGCAGGGCCGAGTGGTGCGGGCAAGTCGACGATTGGCGACCTGCTGGTGCGCTTTTTCGACGTGCAGCATGGAGCAATTACGATCGACGGGCGTGACATTCGTAGCGTGACATTGCACGACCTTCGATCGATGGTGGCGGTGGTGGAGCAGACCCCGTACCTGTTTCACGCGACGATTCGGGAGAACCTTGCCTATGGGCGGCCGGGTGCGACGCTTGACGAAATTGAGCAGGCCGCGATGCAGGCAGGCATCCACCGTTTTATATGCACCCTCCCGGAGCGGTATGAGACGTTGATCGGCGAGCGCGGGGCTACGCTATCGGTGGGCGAGCGGCAGAGGATGGCACTGGCGCGGGCGCTGCTGCGAGACCCGGCGGTGCTGGTCCTCGATGAGCCGACTTCGGCGCTCGACCCAGGGTCGGAGTCGATCGTGACGGATGAACTGGCGTCTAATCTGCGCGGGCGCACGACGCTGGTGATCACGCATCGCCTCTCGCTGATCGAGGCTGCGGACCACGTGTTTGTGTTGGAAGACGGACGTATTGTGGAAGAGGGACGGCCGGCTGATTTGATGGAGCGGCGTGGACACCTGGCGCAGCAGTTTCGAGCGAGTGGGGCAGAGCGAGCCGGGATGGCGGTGCGGTGACGAGGCCCGTCCGTGTGGCTATGCTCGACAGCGGCGTGTACGCAGCGAATCCGCATATTCAGCGTCCTGTTCAGGGTGGGGTTACGATCCTGCCGGAGGGCGAACAGGCTGGCTTTGAGGACAGGCTGGGACACGGGACTGCCGTGTGTGCGGTGCTCCAGGAGCTGGCGCCGGCAGCCGACCTGTTTGCGGTGAAGATCTTCGATGCGCGGCTGGCAACGAGTCTGCCGGTTGTGCTGCGCGCAATCGACTGGTGTGTCCATCACGAGATGGACATCATTAACCTGAGCCTGGGGACCACGAACGATGCGCATCGGGCTCTGTTCATGGCGGCGATCGAGCGGGTGTGTGCACGGGGTTCCGTGGTGGTGTCGGCTTTTTCGATGAACGGCGCACTGATGCTGCCGGGGTCGCTGCAGCGGGTGGTGGGCGTTGTGGAGGATGCCGCGTGTGCGCGGGATTCGTACAGCGTGGTGGCGGATGCTGAGGGGAGCGTTCACTTTGCTGCGTGTCCGTTCCCACTCGACATTGCCGGGGTGCCGCGCGAGCGGAACTTGCGAGGTGTCAGCTTTGCGGTGGCGCACGTGTCCGCGCAGATCGCGCGGATGTGGCCTGAGGTACAGTCGCCGGTGGACTGGGTGGATCAGCTTCGCGCTAGGCGGGAAGCGGGAGCAGGTCGCGATCCATCAGCCTGAAACGGGGTGGGGGCAGGCTGGCTAGTTCCGTCTGCAACTGCTGGATGCCCAGCTCGAGGAGACGTGTTTCGGAGTGCCAGAACTCGCCGGTGCCCCCGGTGGCGTAGAAGGGCAGGCAGGTCTGCAGGTGGCGAAGGAAGCCCTGTTTGAGACGGGTGGTGTAGTGCTCTGCGAGTTGATCGGGGTTGAAGCCCTGGTGGGCTGCGCGAATGCAGGCTGCGGCGAGGAAGGCCTCGCGTACGGCGTTGCCCGCGCCCTCGCCGCAGAGTGGATCGAAGCCCATCGCGGCGGTGCCGCAGGCGATGGTGCCGGGTGAGGCCAGGCTCCGGGCAAGACGTGGGGCAACGGGAATGGGCGGCGAGACCGAGAGGGCTCGGACGATCAGTGGAGCGATGAGGCGGCTGGTTCCGAGGAGCTGCTCGACGGTGTCGCCGACTGCGATGAGTGCGGCCCTGCCCTGACCGAGTGGCAGCAGGAAGAGCCAGCCGCCGTCGACGGACTCGACCCAGCAGGCCTCGGGGATGACGCTGCTGCTCAGCTCGACCTGGGCGATCCGGCCGATGCGAGTGCCGAAGCTCTGCTCGGGTAGTGGCGCCGACGAGGTGCGGGAGGAGCGAAGGTGCCAGTGAGAATGCGCGGTGCCAGCGGGTGATCGAGGGTCGGGGACACGGTTCCAGAGGCAGTCGAGCAGCTCTGCCTCGGGAGCTACGATGCCTTGATGGGGCAGGTCGATGGGAACGGCGGCGCTGCCCCAAAGGACGATTCGGCGGGTGATGCGGGGGAGGCCGTCGAAGAGGTTGGGGGCAGATGAGTCGAGCGGAGGGAACAGCTCCTGGAGGAGATGCCGGGTCTGCTGGCCGAGGAGAATGGCGGGGAGACGGGGGCCGGGGCGGGGTTGGCGAGTGAAGGGGACGCTGGCATCGCTGAGGAGCCGGGCGACGCAGGCTGAGGCGATCCCGTCGCCCTCGACGGTAACGCTGGGGTCCGGGATTTGAAGTGCTTTGCTAGCTTCCACGTGTCTGGTTGTGCCTTGTTGGTGGGCTCAGGTTGCCTGCTGGGCGGACTTGTCTTCCTCCAGACCTGGACTCAATTATTTTTTCCCAATAAGTCCAAAGTGTTCAAACGAAGGGACTTAGGTCCAAAGTAGTCCAAAAGTCGCTGAAAATGGTCTAACGCCTTCAAACTAAAGCGGTTATCCAGCCCTGTGCAGGGCGGCCAAAATGAGCCCTGTTGATTTTCCAGTTAACCTTTGTCGGTGAGTGTAGCAGGCACCATGCTGGGGCCGAAGTAATGCGGAGCGAGAGGTTCTCGCTCCGCATGGGTGAAGGTTGGGTTTGGGGTTAGAAGGAGACGCGGCCGGTGAGCAGGAGGGCTCGTGGACCGGCGTTTGCCTGCTGGCCGGCGGCCTGACCTTGGACGGTGGTGCTGATGCCGTAGCTGCTCGGCACGTTGATGTCGAGGGCGGTGGTCTCGTAGTTGTGATGGTTGAAGAGGTTCTGGACCTGGACACCCATATCGACCCGGATGCGCTCGGTGAAGGTGATGCCTTTGAGGAGTGAGGTGGAGAAGCTGTCGGTCCCAGGGCCGACGACGCTGCCGACGGCTGCATTACCCTGGCGACCGATGTTGTTGGCTGGGGAGGTGAAAGCGGCGGGGTTGAGGGTGTGACGTGCTCCGCCGCCGGAGAGGTAAGGCGAGACCCCAGCGACGACATCCGGCCGGGTGGCAGCAGCATAGCCGAGGGCTATGAGGCCGGTGCCGGTTGGATCGGAGCCGGAGTTGATGGGCGTCATGAACGGACCGGTCTGGTGGAGGTAGAAGCCGGAGAACTGCCAGTTGCCGATGACCTTATCGATGGCGGAGTTGAGGTTGCCGAGGTAGGCGCGGTTGTGGCCGAAGGGCAGGTCGTAGACGCCTGAGCCGAGGAAGCGCTGGCGGTGCGTGAACTCGACGTTGCCGTAGTCGACCAGCGGGTGGTAGTAGTCACTTGGCAGTGCACCGCTTTCGCCAACTTCTGCGGTGGGAGCCAGGCCGCCCTCGTCGGAGAGATTGCGGGCGAAGGTGTAGCTGCCCTGGAACTGGAGGCCGTGTGTCATACGGTGGGTGGCTTCGACGCTTAGGGCGTTGTAGTTGCTGACGGCGAGGTTCTCGTTGGCCTGAATCTCACCAAGGGCGGGGTAGGGAAAGGAGGATTGCGCGGGGGCGGTCTGGCCGGCGGGCAGAGTGCCGTAGGGGACCTGATTGATGTTGGCCTGCTCGACGAGGTCCTGACCGTGGCTGCCGGAGTAGCTGACGCGGAGGCCGGTCTGATAGCCGAGATCCTGCTCGACGGTCAGGTTCCATTGCTGGACGGTGGGGTCTTTGTAGTGGGGAGCGACGCCGTAGTCGAAGTCCAATGCGCCGGCTGCTCCAGGAGCAGTAGCAAAGGGCGTGGGGAACTTGAGTTGTGGTACACCGGCGGAGGCGTACGTGTTGCTATAGATATTTACAGTGGAGGCACTGACGGCCCAGCCACCGACGACGCTGCCGCCGAGGGCGGTGGCGATGAAGCGGCCAAGGCCGCCGCGGATGACGGTTTTGTCATTGCCGAGTGGCCGCCATGCGAAGCCGAAGCGGGGTGCGAAGTCATTCTTCGAGACGGAGACCAGGCCATCGCTGATACCAGCCTGGGCGGCGGTGAGGAGCGGCAGAGGAGCGATCTGCTTGATGAAGGCTGGAAGGACGTTGTTGGCGAGGGCGTAGGTTCCGGGAACAACGACAGCGCCGTGGACGGTGGTGCCGTTGATGTTGCTGTAGTAGTCCGGCAGGAAGTTGGCACTATTCTGGAACTTATCCGTGAGGACCGGATGGTACTCGTAGCGGAGGCCGAAGTTGAGGGTGAGATTGTTGGTGAGCTTCCAGTCGTCCTGCAGGTAGACAGCGTATGCGTTGCCGCGACCGTTGAGGTCGGGGGCGAGAACATCCGACAGGGTGGTGCTGTCGGGGATGCCTTGGAGGAAGCTGGCGAAGGGCTTGGCGATGACCTTGCCGGGAGCGCTGGAGCCGGTAAAGCTGTATTGGCCAAGCCGTGAACTGCCGAAGACGTTGCTGGCATGGGCGTAGAGACGGCGGAAGTCGCCACCGCCCTTGAGCGTGTGGCGGCCCCTGGTCCAAGTGAGGTTATCGATGAACTGATAGGTATTGCTGCTGCTGACGGCGGAGCTGCCGGTGACCGTCGTGAAGCCGGTGATGGCGATGCGTGGGAGGGCAGCGATGGAGGGATCGAGCAGGTCGGTAATGCCCTGAATACCTAGAGTGGAGATGACGGAGGAGTTGGAGTTGAAGCTGCTGGACTGGATGAACTTGCTGAGCCCGGCGCGGAACTCATTGAAGAGTGTGGGCGTGATGCCGTAGTTATAGGAGCCGGTGAGATTGATGTTCTTGGAGGGAATGCTCTGGATGCCGGTGAGCAGGCCAAGGGCCGTGGCGGTGGAGCGCTGCTTGAAGCCGTAGCGCACGAAGGCCGATTGCTTGGGGGTGAAGATGTGGTCGATGCGACCGTCGCCCTGGTCTGAGCCGATGGAGGTGTTGAAGTTCTGAATGTAGTTGTTGGTAATAGCTCCTGCCGCCCCAGCGTTGGGCAGCGGATAGTAGCGAGCGAGCATGGCAGCGGAGGTGGCGTTGATCTGGCCGGTTGGAATGATGTTGTTGGCGAATGCGACGCCGGCGGGGTTGAAGATCTTCGTGGGATAGACGGAGAGATCGCCGCCACGCATGGCCGCGGTGGGTACGCTGTTCGTAACGGTGGAGGTCTGTGGAAGGCGCAGGCCCTCGTAGCTGAGGAAGTAGAAGGTCTTATCGCGTCCGTTATAGAGGAAGGGCGCAATGACGGGTCCACTGTAGAACAGGCCGAAGTTATTGAGAACGAGGTTCGGCTTCTTGGCACCGAAGGGCAGGTTGGAGTTGAAGCCCTTGGTTGCGTAGTTATCGAAGAGGCCGCCGTGGCCGCGGTTGGTGCCGCCCTTGGAGACGGTGGTGATGTCGGCGATGCCGCCGAACTCGGCTGCGTTGGCGTTCTGGCTGACGCGAATCTCTTCGATGGTGTTGAAGGAGGGGAAGAGCTCTGAGTTGGCGCCGCTGGTGCGGACGTTCATGGTGCTGATGCCGTCGACGGTGATGGAGAGGAGGCTGGGCTTCTGACCGGCAACGGAGATCTGACCGCTCTCATCGGACTGGACGCCGGCCTGTGTCTGCAGGGTGGCGTAGGGGCTGGTGGAGCCGCTGGCGCGGGAGCTGATGGCGATGGGCAGGTTATTCAACTCGATGCCGGAGCGGGTCTCGGTAAGGTTGGATGTATCAGTGTTGATGACGGCTGCTGCGGTCTGGACCTCGATGGTCTGGTTCTCGGCACCGAGTGCCATGGTGGCATCGACGCGCTGGGTCTCTCGAGACTGGAGGACGAGGCCGGGAAACTGAGTCTGGCGGAAGCCCTTGAAGGTCACTTCGATGCGATAGGTTCCGGGGCCTACGTTCTGGAAGGTGTATTGGCCTTCGTTGTTGGAGACCTCTTCGTGGACGGTTGCGGTCTCCGTGTTGATGAGCTTGATGGTGGCGCCAATAATGATGGCTCCCTGCGGATCTTTAACGGTACCGACGAAGACGCCGTAGGTGGACTGGGCAAGCAGAGAGGACGTCAGCAGGAGTAGACAGAGGCACAGGGTGGAGGAGAGCAGCGTGCGAAGAGACTGGCGGAGGCGGGGTGATATCGAATCATGAAAACGTTGCGTCATCAAAACCTCTCTCGATCAATTGGTGCAATTGGATAGAAACGAAGCTGCCGATATCGAGTGCGCGTCTGCTGCGGAACGAAGTGCTGGATGAAGCAATACTGTTGGGAACAGTGGGGCCGTTGCAGCGCTGGGGCGTTGCATGAGCGCGCTGAAAAGTGCTGTTCAGAGCGACACGTCTGCTGCGAGGTTTCACTGAATGAGTGCGTTACTCAGTGGTCTCTGTGCTGTTAAATTTCGTGGTGATGGTGAAACAATAGCGCGGATGTTTCAGTGAGTCAAACGAAATACGCGATAGATGGATTTCATTTTGACTTCAACATCGTGGGTAGATGCGGGATGGCTGGGGTGCAATCGTGTGTTCGATGGCCGACGAGGACGAAGCGACGTTGCAGACCACGGACATCGGACAAGATCGTGCTAAGCGAGGGCCTACCTCTTGCCTCAGATCGTCAAGCACTACTCTCTATAGATGTCAGAACTCAGACCTCGAGTGAGCGGAGTAGGGCTGGACTTATGGACCCGTTGCGCTCACTACAATAAGCCGATCGACATCATTGCAATTAAGATGAAGTGTTGCTCTACCTACTACGCATGCAAGGACTGCCACGATGCGCTTGCTGATCATGCAATCGAGGTCTGGCCGCGTGACGAGTGGGGTTGTGCAGCGGTGCTTTGTGGAGCATGCGGGATTGAATTGACGGTCAGGCAGTACCTTGACTGCGGTAACCAGTGCCCGAGATGCGAAGCTCAGTTCAATCCTGGTTGCCGCAATCACCACAATTTCTACTTTGCGACGATCTGAAGGCCTATGGGCGTAGCGACCACACCACTTATAGTGGTTATCGTTCAGGCGAGCCTTAGGAACTTCATTGCGGCTGAGTTCATGCAGCAGCGAAGGCCGGATCTCGCCTGTCTGGATCTCAGCGATGCCGCCAATGAGGGTACGTTTCCGGATCCCCAGATCGGAGCCGTTTGCTGACAGTTGGAACTATCTCTACCATTTTGGCATCGAGATTGATACGGCTCTGCCGGCTCCGCGCTCCGCGATCCAGATTGTGTCGCCTGCAGGTTCAACTGCCGTCGGCGACTTGAGTCCTTCCTTGAGGACCATGACGCTGGCCTTGTCGCCCGTAATCGTGAGTGCGGTGACTCTGCCGCTGCCACCCTCTGCCATAATGATCTTGCCGTTTGCGGCTCGCATACCGTCTGGCGACTTTACGGGCTGGTCCATCCAGATGTCGACAGGCTGACCTGGTTTCCCCGCAGCATCTACGGGAATGCGGTAGAGCTTGTTGAAGACTACGTTGTTCACGTAGAGCACACCATCGAGGAACGTGATGCCGTCAATTCCATTCAGCACTCGATGCTCTATAAAAAGTTCCGCGTTGGAACCTCCGGCCGGTAGCCTGAAGATTTTGCCATTGGCAGTGTCTGTTATGTAAAGCGCCTTGTCCGGGCCGAGGGCGAAATCATTGCACGTACTATTTTCATCGGGCAGGTTCCAGCGAAGCTTCTGAACCCCTGTGGAGAGATCAAATCCGCGCAAGGCGGTATGACGCTTCACGGGTGTTGAGCCTGGTATTGGAGTCAGCTGACAAGCCCATAGCGTGTTGGTCGTCGCATCCGCAAGCATACCGAAAAAGAAGGTCCCGGCACCTTCAGCGCTTGCATCCACAAACTTGTCGGCAGTAGTCGCCCCCGCGGCTACTTTATAGATAAATGGCGTGCTGGCGCTTCCTACAATTAGGACGCCACCTGGTGCAATGGTCAGACTTTCCGGCTGCGATTTCGCATCGGCAATAAGAATATCCGAAGCGGAAGCGGCGGTTGCGAGACTCCCCAGCACTATGACGCAGGCGGCAAGCCGAAGTGCACTCAGGTTACACATCATTGAATCTCCTTGCGTTTAGTTTCCACCCATCATACTGAATAAAGTTCAGCTGAACCGATTGCTTTGAAGAAATCAATGAGCCGCTGACGACAGGGTTTTGGCCCGCCCGGCTGGTGCCGGAGGACTCTTGAGGAATGGTACGGAGTCGCCTGAAGAAACACATTTTGAGCAGCTATCCCACCATCTTTGTGGGCGGTATAACGCAGCTCGGCAGCTATGCCTCGACACTGTAGCTTTGACATCGAACAATGGTAGCTAGAGAACTCATCTGCTCATATTGATTTGCTTCGCCTGCTGCGTCGGCCTCGGTTTATCTCCTAAAATGTCCGAGTGAGTTTGGAGCTGTCTTGCAGAAGGCCGCTCACCAGCTTCCACGTTCGCCATGCATCTGGATCACCTTCGCCAGGCGTTCGGCACCGTTGACCCAGTTAGCGATCAACGCTTTTTCGGCGGCGTCAGCGTCAGCCTTGTGGATTGCAGTGATGATCGCTTCGTGCTCGCTTACGCTGACGTGCAACTCACTCAGTATGTTGCTTGCATAGAGTCGCCAGTAGCGTTCTGTTTGAGGCTTGATGCCGTTGTGCATGAGCATCAGTCTTGGCCCGGCGCTTGCTTCAACGATCGTTCGATGAAACTCCGTATCCAGATCGAAGATGTTCTTTCCGCCAAGATCTCTGGTCTTCGCGATCCGGTGCAACGTAGTGTTGATCGCGCGGATCTTCGCTACTACGGCCGCGCGCCTTTCTTTTGGGAGTGCGACTGTCTGCCGGCCCGCGAGACCTTCCAGATGGCCGACAATGGAATACAGTTCGGCCGAGTCCTCCTGGGTTAGAGGCGCCACGATCATGCGCGACTTTGAACGGCTTTTATGCTCGATGACATAGCCTTCACGTTGCAGCCACTGCAGAGCGCCCCGTACCGGCGTTCGACTCATCCCAAGTTTATCGGTCAGGTCCGCTTCTACGATCCATGCTCCCGGCGACAACCGGCCATGTACGATCAGGTCTCTCACCTGGGTGAAGGCGGAGCTTAGGGTGGTTCCGTGTTCCGTCGTCGCACGCTTCCGCCCATGAGGCTTTGCGACTTTTTTCGCAGATTTTTTGGTGGTCATCCTTATCGCCCGTATCTACTTCCAGAGCCTGCTGCGCGCAAGGCGACAGGATCTGAAGTATATTGCGCTATTGTATTCAATCTTGTAAACTTCACGTTCAACGACGACTCCAAGGAATCAGATGAATCTGAGCAGGGTACACGTAGTTGATTCGCATACGTGCGGAGAGCCGACGCGGGTAGTCACCTCTGGCGGCCCCGACCTGGGCAAGGGAACACTGGCAGAGCGGCTCGTACGCTTCAACCTCGAGCATGATTCTTTTCGCCATAGCATCATCAATGAGCCTCGAGGCTCGGATGTTCTTGTCGGCGCACTTCTTCTTGAGCCTTGCGATCCAATGTGCGTTACGGGCGTTATCTTTTTTAATAACGTCGGCAGCCTTAACATGTGCGGCCACGGCACCATCGGTGTCATCGCCACTCTTGCCTACCTCGGACGCATCTGTCCGGGACTCCATCGTGTTGAGACACCGGCGGGTATTGTGCAGGCGCACCTGCATGCCGACCATAGCGTAACTATCGACAACGTGCCAAGCTATCGCTATCAGGCGAACGTCACCGTTGATGTGCCTGGGCATGGCAGCATCACTGGAGACATTGCGTGGGGGGGCAACTGGTTCTTCCTTGTTGGGGACCATCCATTCAGTCTGCTCCCAGCGGAGATTCCTCAGCTCACCACATTTACCTCTGCGATCCGTGAGGCACTGACACTTGCAAGCCTCACCGGAGCGGACAGCGGCGAGATCGACCACATCGAACTCTTCACCGCTTCCGACAGGCCTGGCATCGACAGCCGCAACTTTGTTCTGTGTCCCGGGGGAGCCTATGATCGGTCGCCGTGCGGTACGGGCACCAGTGCGAAGCTTGCCTGCCTTTATGCTGATGGCAAGCTGCTTCCTGGCGAGGTCTGGCGTCAGGAGAGCATCATCGGCAGTGTCTTCGTAGGCAGCATCACTGTGCGCGAAGGGCTGATCATTCCGAGCATCACTGGACAGGCTTTCGTCAATGCCGAGGCTGATCTGATCTTCGATCCAGCGGATCCGTTCTGCTATGGGATTCCGGCTTTGTGAGAACTTCTTTCGATACCATCGTCGTCGGCAGTGGGATCGTCGGTGCGGCATGCGCTGCGGCTTTCGCGCGCGATGGTCTCTCGGTGGCGCTGGTCGATCGCGCTCCCAGTGGCCTTGGAGCTACCTCTGCTGGCATGGGCCACATTGTTCTAATGGATGACTCTACGCCGCAGTTTCTACTCACCCAACTCTCCCAAGCGCTCTGGCGGACTCTTGCATCTCGTTTGCCCTCGTCGGCCGAGTATCAGACCTCCGGAACTCTCTGGGTCGCGGCAGATGATGAGGAGATGCGTGAGGTGGTCCGCAAGCAGGCACTTTATCGAAGCTATGGTGTTTCGACAGACGTGCTCGATGCTTCGCAGCTTCGGACGCTCGAACCGCATCTTCGACCGGACCTAACCGGGGCGCTCCTCGTACCGTCCGATGCCGTTGTGTATGCTCCACTTGTCGCTCGCCTACTTGCTGAAGATGCCGTGGCGCATGGCGCCCTCGTCGTGTCGGGCGATGTTGTGCGGATTGGTGAGGGCTCGGTCGACCTGCGCGGTGGTCAGCGACTCCGCTCCACCCGGATTGTCAATGCAGCAGGCGAGCGTTCCGCGGAGCTTACACCTGGAATCCCGGTGCGGCGGCGCAAGGGCCATCTTGCCATCACCGATCGCTACCCCAACTTTGTCAGCCACCAGATCGTTGAGCTTGGCTACCTGAAGAGCGCGCATTCAATCGGGGAAGATTCGGTAGCCTTCAACGTTCAGCCGCGAATGACCGGGCAGGTCCTTATCGGTTCCTCTCGTCAGTACGACGCCACCAGCCCTGAGATTGAACACTCGATGCTGGCTCGCATGCTTACCCGCGCCGTTGCTTACATGCCAGATCTCGCAGATGTTTCGATACTCCGCACATGGACCGGCTTCCGTGCAGCTACCCCGGACAAGCTTCCGCTGATCGGCCCATGGCCTGAGGACGATACCGTCTTCCTTGCCACGGGGCACGAGGGCCTTGGCATCACCACATCGCTAGCTACTGCCTCTCTGCTCTCGGATTGCTTCGCAGGCAGGGCGACGGCTATTCCGCTGGAACCGTATCTGCCCGCACGGGTCCTCTCGGAGGTGTCCCATGCCTGAGACGATCAGACTCATCCTGAATCAACGGTATGTTCAGGTTCCCGAGGGAGCTACTGTTGCGGTTGCCATCCTGCTTGCGGGATCGACGTTCCGCCGATCGATCCATGGAGAGCCGCGCGGCGCTCTCTGTGGCATGGGAACATGCTTTGAGTGTCGTGCCATGGTGAATGGGCGCGCCCAGCAACGAACCTGCCAACTGCTCTGCCAACCTGGAATGATTGTGGCCACGGATGAGTAGTCTTCGGCAGATACGCTGCGACGTCCTCGTTATTGGCGCAGGTCCGGCTGGGATAGCCGCGGCGGTTCGGGCTGCTGAAGCGGGAGCGAACGTGCTGCTCGTCGATGACAATGCGCAACCCGGCGGGCAGAT
Coding sequences:
- a CDS encoding TonB-dependent receptor, encoding MTQRFHDSISPRLRQSLRTLLSSTLCLCLLLLTSSLLAQSTYGVFVGTVKDPQGAIIIGATIKLINTETATVHEEVSNNEGQYTFQNVGPGTYRIEVTFKGFRQTQFPGLVLQSRETQRVDATMALGAENQTIEVQTAAAVINTDTSNLTETRSGIELNNLPIAISSRASGSTSPYATLQTQAGVQSDESGQISVAGQKPSLLSITVDGISTMNVRTSGANSELFPSFNTIEEIRVSQNANAAEFGGIADITTVSKGGTNRGHGGLFDNYATKGFNSNLPFGAKKPNLVLNNFGLFYSGPVIAPFLYNGRDKTFYFLSYEGLRLPQTSTVTNSVPTAAMRGGDLSVYPTKIFNPAGVAFANNIIPTGQINATSAAMLARYYPLPNAGAAGAITNNYIQNFNTSIGSDQGDGRIDHIFTPKQSAFVRYGFKQRSTATALGLLTGIQSIPSKNINLTGSYNYGITPTLFNEFRAGLSKFIQSSSFNSNSSVISTLGIQGITDLLDPSIAALPRIAITGFTTVTGSSAVSSSNTYQFIDNLTWTRGRHTLKGGGDFRRLYAHASNVFGSSRLGQYSFTGSSAPGKVIAKPFASFLQGIPDSTTLSDVLAPDLNGRGNAYAVYLQDDWKLTNNLTLNFGLRYEYHPVLTDKFQNSANFLPDYYSNINGTTVHGAVVVPGTYALANNVLPAFIKQIAPLPLLTAAQAGISDGLVSVSKNDFAPRFGFAWRPLGNDKTVIRGGLGRFIATALGGSVVGGWAVSASTVNIYSNTYASAGVPQLKFPTPFATAPGAAGALDFDYGVAPHYKDPTVQQWNLTVEQDLGYQTGLRVSYSGSHGQDLVEQANINQVPYGTLPAGQTAPAQSSFPYPALGEIQANENLAVSNYNALSVEATHRMTHGLQFQGSYTFARNLSDEGGLAPTAEVGESGALPSDYYHPLVDYGNVEFTHRQRFLGSGVYDLPFGHNRAYLGNLNSAIDKVIGNWQFSGFYLHQTGPFMTPINSGSDPTGTGLIALGYAAATRPDVVAGVSPYLSGGGARHTLNPAAFTSPANNIGRQGNAAVGSVVGPGTDSFSTSLLKGITFTERIRVDMGVQVQNLFNHHNYETTALDINVPSSYGISTTVQGQAAGQQANAGPRALLLTGRVSF
- a CDS encoding CHY zinc finger protein, which gives rise to MSELRPRVSGVGLDLWTRCAHYNKPIDIIAIKMKCCSTYYACKDCHDALADHAIEVWPRDEWGCAAVLCGACGIELTVRQYLDCGNQCPRCEAQFNPGCRNHHNFYFATI
- a CDS encoding SMP-30/gluconolactonase/LRE family protein; this translates as MMCNLSALRLAACVIVLGSLATAASASDILIADAKSQPESLTIAPGGVLIVGSASTPFIYKVAAGATTADKFVDASAEGAGTFFFGMLADATTNTLWACQLTPIPGSTPVKRHTALRGFDLSTGVQKLRWNLPDENSTCNDFALGPDKALYITDTANGKIFRLPAGGSNAELFIEHRVLNGIDGITFLDGVLYVNNVVFNKLYRIPVDAAGKPGQPVDIWMDQPVKSPDGMRAANGKIIMAEGGSGRVTALTITGDKASVMVLKEGLKSPTAVEPAGDTIWIAERGAGRAVSISMPKW
- a CDS encoding GntR family transcriptional regulator — translated: MTTKKSAKKVAKPHGRKRATTEHGTTLSSAFTQVRDLIVHGRLSPGAWIVEADLTDKLGMSRTPVRGALQWLQREGYVIEHKSRSKSRMIVAPLTQEDSAELYSIVGHLEGLAGRQTVALPKERRAAVVAKIRAINTTLHRIAKTRDLGGKNIFDLDTEFHRTIVEASAGPRLMLMHNGIKPQTERYWRLYASNILSELHVSVSEHEAIITAIHKADADAAEKALIANWVNGAERLAKVIQMHGERGSW
- a CDS encoding proline racemase family protein, whose translation is MNLSRVHVVDSHTCGEPTRVVTSGGPDLGKGTLAERLVRFNLEHDSFRHSIINEPRGSDVLVGALLLEPCDPMCVTGVIFFNNVGSLNMCGHGTIGVIATLAYLGRICPGLHRVETPAGIVQAHLHADHSVTIDNVPSYRYQANVTVDVPGHGSITGDIAWGGNWFFLVGDHPFSLLPAEIPQLTTFTSAIREALTLASLTGADSGEIDHIELFTASDRPGIDSRNFVLCPGGAYDRSPCGTGTSAKLACLYADGKLLPGEVWRQESIIGSVFVGSITVREGLIIPSITGQAFVNAEADLIFDPADPFCYGIPAL